CATAAACCAGCTATCTCAAAGGTGTGAGCAGCTGGGGATCTTTCTTAACAAAAGCACAATTGTCAGCCCTCAATTTGAATCAACACAGGTGCTTAGTAATGTGTATCTTTTGGAATCTAAGCTCAAGAAGATCCACAGAGCTGCTTCCAACAATCTCCAGCTGCTCATATGTGTAATGGAGAAAAAGCACAAAGGCTATGCGGATTTGAAACGAATAGCGGAGACAAGTGTGGGAGTTGTGAGCCAGTGCTGCTTGTATCCGAACCTTGGGAAACTCAGTTCACAGTTTCTTGCAAATTTGGCCCTGAAGATCAATGCCAAAGTTGGAGGTTGCACAGTTGCTTTGTACAACTCGTTGCCATCTCAGATTCCACGTCTTCTCCGGCTCGATGAGCCTGTCATCTTTATGGGTGCTGATGTGACACATCCTCACCCGCTTGATGATTTCAGCCCATCAGTTGCCGCCGTGGTTGGTAGCATGAACTGGCCTGCAGCAAACAAGTATGTATCTAGAATGAGGTCTCAAACGCATCGACAAGAAATTATTCAGGACCTCGCTGCAATGGTAGGGGAGTTACTTGATGACTTCTACCAGGAAGTAAACAAACTGCCCAAGAGAATCATCTTCTTCAGAGACGGTGTAAGCGAAACTCAATTCTACAAAGTGCTTAAAGAGGAGCTGCAAGCTGTTAAAGAAGCTTGTGCAAGATTTCCGGGTTATAAACCTCCCATTACTTTCGCAGTAGTACAAAAAAGGCATCACACAAGGTTGTTCCCATTTGAAATCGATCCTTCTTCCATGCAAAACCAACCTTTTGATGAAAATATTCCCCCCGGAACCGTAGTGGATACCGTGATAACACATCCAAAGGAATTCGATTTCTATCTTTGCAGTCATTGGGGGGTGAAGGGTACTAGCCGCCCGACTCATTACCATGTGTTGTGGGATGAAAACCATTTCACTTCTGACGAACTGCAGAAGCTGGTTTACAACCTATGTTACACGTTCGTAAGATGCACCAAGCCCGTGTCTTTGGTGCCGCCTGCGTACTACGCGCACCTGGCAGCATATAGAGGGAGGCTTTACCTCGAGCGATCAGAATCCATTGCTTGTATGAGAAGTTCTCCCACAATTTCACGTCCAGCTCCTCCGAAGGCAACACCATTACCGACACTAAGCGAGAATATTAAGAAACTCATGTTCTACTGCTAAAACTAAATGATCCTCACAATCACATGTAAAAGTAGTGGATGAATTTATAGCCAAATTGCGCAGTTTCATGTGATTACAAGTGGTAGAGCTTGGATTTGGTAATGCAAATAGTTGTACAATTATGATAGCAGCAAAGTGAGAAATCTTAAATTCCATATTGTGGACTTTTTTTCTTCGCATGAAAATTCTTTGGTTGGTTTAAACATGAAATATTAATATCCAGAATCACTGCAGACAGGACGTGGATTAGTTGAAGtgatataaaatcattaatgatTTAAGCTAAAAGGAGTAAGTGAGTAAATGAATGGCAAGAAGAATACTGTAATGAATATTTTGGTAATAGTTAAAAAAGAAGTTGaacctaataatattatttatgaaatgatgataaataGAATAGGGTTAGGAAAAAGGGCCAAAAAATACTACAAAACCAAGTCAGCttttgagagagaaaaagaaaaacaagagaaAAGGCAAGGAGAAAAAGGGAAGTGAAGTCTGACTTTGGACATTGCGTTTTGTCTGAGAAAAGGGGTTAAAGTAGAGACAGAAAGGACTCTGCTACGCTGAACCAAACATGGGTTATACAGGGGTCCTCTCTTACCTCACTATGTCACACGTGCTTCATCCTTTCTCaggttttctgtttttttataaaatttttaaaaatgtttcacaaattttaatcttaacATTTCGAAATGgcaaatatttatttgataataatgtaattatataaaataattttataataaatctgaatttaatcaaatattttatcaatattaacaattaaatttaaattttgagatgTGAAAATTGGACAGATTAGaagtataaattaatttttaaattttgatgggataaaagaatatacttgtttgaattcaattattaattaacaaaagTGGCAATAGAAATTgacagaaattaaattattattacagGGATTAAAGTTTTAGTTATACaaataaatgttgaattatttttaaaaggttgatggtgtttatatttattataaaaaatatttttaaaaagataaaatcatcattttaaacatgaggttacaaaataattttattgaaaatatattttttaactaaaacttaattttttaacttggaTTAAAATATCGTTTAAAAAgctatttgtttattaatgatttttgaaaatatttttcaccctaataataaaataaaaccttaattaaagTAAGACcaaaacctttttatttttggctGACTATACCTTTAATCTGGACTAAATCCAAAATCATgtcaaattaaatctctaaataagagataaaatccaaaaatcaattaaattaaaaatacccgAATTAAGGTATTTGAacgatttataaaatataagttcaaaAATCACGATTACTCGAATcgaattaaattctatttttttatgaaaccaaataatataaaagtttataaaataaaaaaaaaaaattaaaccatacCAATATCACCCATACTCAACTGAAtagaaatttttgtttaaaaggGTATAAAAATTTATGTCACATAACGTAGAAGGTCGGTTCCATTGATAGGGTTGGGAcatagaagaaaaaaggaagaaaatgggTGAGAAGTGAGTTGATGGTGGGTATCCTATTTCACATTCATTGATGTTTCATTCATCTCTCCCTCAGATAAGGTTGGAGCATCAAACAAACCCAAAGCTTCACCTCATTCCCAGTCTCTGGTTTTGATGATCCCCTAATTATACTTGGTGTACATACCAAATCTTTTGTCTAAATTCCCTTTCAATGTTTACCAAATATAATCAATCCTACCAATATTTTCACCCATCATGTAGTTGGATAAGGAAATCTCACAAGTTgctataattttgttttattatttaaaacatgtatcAAACTTTTTCTACAGTTGAAGGCCTATCCTTTGTTTTATCTACCAATTTCTTTCCTCTACAATGTCGTTGAAATATTATTAAtcaaaaagttaattttttttgaagttctAAATCCCACCGTTGTACATGGATGACAATGAGATATGCATTTATAGTTGGTGAATATATGCTTCAAGTCCCtacattttttgtttatttagaattttatcatttatttttatttcaaagactttattttttttcttttcaatttttcaaaatgtaaGTGTAAttcttaaaatcattaaattattttattaaattcaagtttattacaacatctttttgttattattattatataatttccaAGTAGATCTCTCCAAAAATCAAATAACCTACCCGGCCTGATAAGCCCATCCTGACTAGGGCCAAGCTTGAACAATAATTTTTGCACTTCAAGTTGGCCCAATCCAGCccgaatttaaataataaaacttatttttaaattaaatttttttataaaaatatatcaaataacaactaaaatatattcttaatattttattacttttttaataataaaacagaCTTTTTTGGTGGGGCAACCAAGCAAAAAAGggcttgaaaaatattttggaattaagTTTTGACCCAACTCATAGACACCTTTGCTACcaagttattttaaaatgttacaactaCGAATTTAACAgaataattttaacagtgttTACAAtagaacttgaattttgaaatttacaaaataaaagtctaaattcatgaaaataaaagtatatagattaaattctaaatgtaGGAAGAGTACAATTTCTtgtagcatattttaacctttatcaAAATCATCACATTCTATTCCTTcgccatttgattttttaataatgaaagTCCCATTGCAAAGGTAGCAGCAGTGCAAAATGGGATCAAGTGAGAAAAGTTCCATTTCATTGTGTTCTATTTCATCATCTCTCACAAACAATGTTAGTCATAAGGCCAAGTAACAGAATTCATAGGTATACTTGTTGTAAACGCTAAAAAACGCGCCCTTCTACAGTTTTCTCTTCCGGGATCTGAAGCAACTCTCGAATTCCTTCACAAACCTGTAGCAAGGGTATGTAATTCATTGTTAATGCCAACGAAAACAAAATGATCACCCATGTACACAGAACTTTCAATGGGACATGACATGTACAAACATACCAGTTTAATTTGTGCTTTGATTGATGCAATTAAGCGAGTATACTCTTCTATTTGCCTGCATGGTACAAttgacaattaaaaaaaaaaaacttgagaGAGGAAAAGAACCAAGAAGAAACTATTCAACTGAGTGTGTTACGTTAAGTGAATTTAAGCTTAATACATCCTATTGCAGAGGCCAAAGACTGATTGTGTTCCTTCCAACATTGTCAAGCGCATGAGACACATTCTAGGCGCTAACTCAGGCGTAAggcacaaaaaagaaaaagagctaGCCTAAGTAAATCGCAGCATGTATATGTTTGAGTGTTTGTTTGCgtctacatatatttttatataaagccTAAACATATCATGGAACTCTAGAGTCTGATCTAGTTTATctagaaaacaagaaaatatttcattagtcaatatgcatgatttcatcaattataaattatatatatgtatgaatgaTTTCCTTATGGTCCATGTCTATAGATGAATGTTGAAATACTGAAAAGTATACactttgatattattttttcttactagtaaaagtatatttaaagagATAagtggaaaatagaaaaaaaaattaaacagaaCTTCAATCAAGCAAGCTTTTTTTTATGCCTAAAGCTTTACAAAAAAGCACACCTAGGTGCACCAGGCATGCATCTAATTAAATGGGCCTCGTCCGAAAGGGTCTGAAGCACTTTTGTTGTCTAGTGCTAAGGCACATGCACACCTAGGCACATGTCTTGACAACACTTCTTTGATCTTTAACCTCACCTATGGACCTATGTTGATGGTCAAGGCCAAAGTTACACCTAACATAAGtgatgatgaaaaaaaaaaaaaggtcaagaTCAGCAAAACCAGCTTCTCGAGTTGTACCAGAATATAGGAAATGATGGATAAAGTTTTAAGTTTCATACTACTTTATGGTGACATTGGTGGATCCCATGACGATATTAAACCAATGTATCCTTGCATAACATGTTAGAGTTTGCAATGACTGACTTGTACATAGCATTTATATACAATTCTATCTGACTGGTTAGAAAGAAGTAGGTTATGAGCAGTACTTTTGTGCTTGAGGCTATAAGCAAGTAAGACCTACAGAAGTTCCAAACAGGGCTTCTTGATCAATTGAAGAAAACCATATACCTTTCCAGTTTTTCCTCCCTCAATGAGATGAACTTTAATGCTTCTGACCAGGTGAACTCCACATGAAACCCGAGTCCGACGTCCACAAATATACGTTGGGTATCTGGCCTGTAAACATCAAAAGAGGAAGCCCCCAAAAAACCACAAGCACACACAAAtccaagaaaatttaaatataataataacggTTTAAACATGGGATGAGCAAATTCTTAAGTCAAAATCCAATTGCAATCACAAAGTTCAACAGAAGTCTTAAGTTTTAACCGTACATTACATACAAGCTCACCCTTGAACCAAAAACAAGTAAAGGGCATATAAAACATGAATAATCCTATTTCATGATACTATGACAATGTGAAAATCGCGACATAAATGCATAAATTgcagtaattttttttaattctgaaaaggaaAATGGAGTAAACATTAGTacaaaagtaaaactaaaaacatgTGTATGATAAACCAGAAACGATAGACATAGAAAACTTACACTTCTGCTTGCATGTACACTTCAGACCCGAGATTAACCAAGGTCCGAAGACTAGTTACACtgtttttctctaaattttctATGTTCTTCCGCAAATCAGAGCTACATGAAAAAGTGTCAAAGTAAACAGATATAAAGCTCTAATCTTTCAGCAACAAAAAAGAAACCCCATTGAGGGAAAAAAAATTCGCAttgaaaattcttaaaaactGTGTCCTTGTTACTCAAAAAGGAACAAATTCATCTCTAAATAAAAGGATACAAAATTTTTTGCTGGTCAAAGATTTTGTCGCTGCAAAAATATGGGGAGAATATGATTAGCAATGTCGTTATTCCTTTTACTTTTGgtgttcaaatatataaataaaaaaagcagGCTAAATATTAGTAGAGGAAAAATGGGAACGTTGTCAATTCATACCGCTCAGCAATAGCATGAACAACATCAGGTTTAAGGCGGCGATCAACAAATTCTTCGAATTTCTGTATTTTCTCCTGGCGTAAGCTGTCCATTTCTTCTGCCCggtgaaaaaataatattaaagtaaattaaagtAAACCTGTCTTCAAATCGGGCTTCAGCGAAAATTCTGGTTTAGGCATTTCATCGAACGGCTAAAAGGCATGAGCTTTTTGGTCGTATCAAGCAGATAAGggccccccaaaaaaaaaaaaaagagtaagtGCCTTCTGAAAGCGAAAGTGGCTCACCTCACCAGTCGAGGGCTGGCCGATTGAACGTCTCCTCCGTATGTTTGAAGGTAGGAAAAGAAGGGAAGCCCTACTACAATATTAAAAAGGGAAaggcagaaaaagaaaaaacatatatatcgAGTTTTGAAGCAAAAAGGCGCCcaaatgttgttattattagCAAATACCGATAAAAATAGTAACCTCTTGTAAATCTatagttatattaaaaattagaggTATTATGGGCTAGATTCGGGCTGGGTCTAATCAAAATTTCAGTCCTGATTGGTAGGCCCAGGCTGGCCCAAAAAAATagattgatatttttgtttaagcCTGGcccatattatatatattaaacttgGGCCCGACCCTTTTTTTACCCTAATTTCATCAATCCACTCTAATCAATCTttatatcttctttttttttccgaTTCAATCAAAAATAACAAGTCTAGAGTATCGAAAGAGAGAATCCAAATGATTTTTCCCTCGATCTAATTGAATCCAAATggaatcaaaatgaataaaaagcaAAGCAACCAAAAAGACCCAAACTTTCGAAATTAGTAAAAAGAGAACAAAATTGGGTTCAAATAAGGAAGCGTAGATCTAAAGGGAAAGGAATGATcgtgaaaaggaaatgaaaggaACAATGTGTGAAAGATCAAAAATTCTCGCGGTCAATATTTtctgcaaaaataaataaattaaaatcagcGAAAAGTAGTAAAATGAAGAGAAGCAACAGTGGTGGCAATGACAAAGAAGCAAGGAAAATGTTAAGGATTAAGGGGAAATAGGGATtggaaagggaaagaaaaggggAATATTGGGACTaggggtgagtttggatgggcagtgcgtttacttgcggttagtgtaaaaatagcggtggcggtgagattagatactgtagcaatACTGTAGCGTGGgacaaaaagtaagttaaacgcaccgcaccgcacccaatcgcccatccaaacccacccttagggtgagtttggatgggcggtacgtttacctgcggttagtgtaaaaacaacggtgatggtgagattagatactgtagcaatactgtagcgtgagacaaaaagtaaagtaaacgcaccgcaccgcaccgcacccaatcacCCATCCAAATCCACCCTAGGTCTGCTGGGAAGTGGGGAACAAGGGTAAAAATTTGGAGTTAATAAACTTGGTTCGAACTAGACTAAACCCGGGCTGAAAAATCCTAACCTAAAACCCAACCCATTTTTAAAAAGGCCATCATTCTTAAATTCAAGACaatttttcgagcctatatttttatctaaaccctctcatatttcgggcgaGCCTTCAAACCGGATCAAATGGTCCAGCCCATGGACAGATCTAGTTTGTATACGTCAGCATAAAATACACATGACACAGTTAAATggacaaaatttttaacaaaaagaatcAACCTgctttttaatctaatatataggaattaatttagtagaaaaataaaatagaatgtaACTATTGATACAAAAACTTATACAATACTTTTAGCCTTGTGTGATTACATTTCATGGTAATATTCCGAAAAAATAAGGTAAGATTCTAGCTTCCATCCTAATTACACGTTTGATCTAGAATTGCTTGGGATTAATTTTGGTTgactattttgaatttaattaaggttgattttatctttgaattatttctaaattaaattattggagtttgtaaatgaaatataagtttaaagtgattcaaccttttaaatttcaatttcgatttttatattaacttttatgattaaattgaattacgtggaaattaaacttttatattttgttatttttaaaataaaagaatttatttaagcaaatatagttttgtgaaaaattaataattatttatgaaataatcaaaacatataaataactctaaaaaataaataaacctatttttttttaaataattaattgtttaatcttATAAATTAAGTACGTTTACAGCTTTAAATCAAACTCAACGACgacttttaaatcaatttgattagttgttaatttaggttagattaagataaataatataataagttTGCTATTAGAGGTGCGCATGGGCCGGTCGGgctcaattaaaaatttcaggCCAGTTTGCTAGGTTCGGGCCCAGCTCgaaaaatgagcctaaaattttacctaagtctgactcggataaaaatgttaaaacccgAGATCGACCCAGcccgcccatattaatttttatataattttaaaatatatataatacatcaaaaatactaaaaacatcaaaataaatatttcctaacaaattaaaaataagggttcgtttgtttggtggaaaatattttccacatTTTCCAGTGTTTGGTTGGTGTAAAATGAATTCCTAAGGGAAAATGTTTTACAAACACGGGTAAAAAAGGCCCTAATTTATGTAAAACGTCTTACCGATTTGGAATCAGGAAGACATTTTCGATTTTCCAGTTCGTTCTCCTTCTCTTCACTCGCGTTCTCCTTCTCTCTACCCGATCTGGTTTTGTTCTCGTGTTCGTTCTCCCTTCTCCTTTTGTTCTCCTTTCGCTTCTCCCTTGATTTGGTTTCGGCCCTTTTCCCCattgatttcttcttctttttatgaattgatttggggattttcgCTTGTTTTGTCTAAGACCTTGCTTGGGTTTTCGCTAGTTTGGTTGTGGTGTTTGGCTTATCTTGGGCGACTTTCTTCACAGACTTGCTTGGGTTCTCTTCGCCGCTCTATCTCTAAATTTCTTTGGTGGATTTCTCTTGGCGTGGCGGTGTTGTTGTTGGTGTTCTCTTTGTGAACAATCTCGTCTTCACGATTCATTATCTTATCGATCCGCACCTAACTTGTAAGTCATTTTTCTCTCaatcaaaccctaaaatatcAATTTCGCCCTTCGATCTTTCTTAGATCCATAATTTATCTCATCCAGcttttaattatacaaatttgaTGATATATTGGGAACGTTCTCTTTACGATTACTTTAAAATATCTTGAACTAATCTCCATTCGCATTACATTCTCCATTCGACTCTTATCAAGATTAGTTGCATTTGAAAAACTAGCTTTGAAATTGGACTAATAGTAAATATAAgcctatatttatttaaagtgCTATTTATTAGGCTCGAATTGGTTACTTTACTTCTTTTAGCTCTTACAGATTTATGGAGGTCATAGAATATGAATCTccgttaagggactaaattttacATGCTTAAATACAATACCGACTTGCAACATTGAGTAGAACGTTAAGCGAGCAAAGCTTATTTTGGATTCTCattcttatacatatatataaatggacATCCCATGGATATCTAGTTTACTTCTTTCCTTTGAAGGATTGGTGCTTGAAAAGCATCAAATATAATATGTAGATAATACTAGGGAGTGTATGTGTAGTTATATGTTTGTGTTAAGGTGAAAATACATTGAAGGTAATTTGGTCATGTTTTTGCATTTGAAAATGACAATAAGTAGATTTTTGCAATCGTCGATGGATTTAGCCTCTACTTGAAAGAATTTGACCTTTAATTCAAATAAGAGTTAAATGAAGTTTTGGTAGATATTAGTGTGCCCAAAAGAGGAACATACATAGCTGAATTTGGTCTTTTATGATTACTAGTTCCTAATATCACATTCGCTTATGCTTAAATATCACCTCTGCTCTCACCGATCTGTATGCGtgcttttttttgtttgattttaagtGTATTTTTAGTGATCGAAGCTTGTTTCGCTATTTTTGATCAAtgtgttgttttttatttttcttttgattttcggTTTTGATCGTAATTCGTGTTTTTCTGCTTGTTTGTCACTATCTCGCTTACTAACTCGTTGAGAAAATGATTTCtacttgattttgttttattattctattttgcaCGTTCTATTTCGTGCAATGCTTCATCGTATCCATGTTATGTTAGTCGTACTcgatttgtatatatgtatatgcatcgATAATAATATGTTCAAAGAATTACAACATTTGATGTTGAAGAACAAGAAATTAGCTTCTTcgcttttctttctattttggttTAAGTGATTATATTTTATGCATTAGCGATTTAGCTTATCAtagtttccttttctttttttggaatgtttagtattttttctccattttagtACCCAAAAGACTAAAGTAGAAACTTCTTATTATGCTTTAAGTCTAGCATTACGTAAGGTGGTTTGTGGTTCATGTTTTAAGTATCTGCTTTTACCTTTGTTCTCCGTGAGCAGTTGAATATTTGTTTCACAGCTACATATATAGGAATTTGTGGTTCATGTTTTAAGTATCTGCTTTAAGTATCTGCTTACCTTCTGCATCATTTTTCTCTATCAAGCCTTCCTCCCAAAGCAAGCCAAGGTGAGGATCTTTGACTAGTTGTGAGAAGTGAAAGAAAAGTGGTAAATGAAACTTGCATTTGTGCCGTAGAGCCTCATTCGAGGCATAGCTTTTAACACGTTGTTATATAGAAAATAGTCATAATTGAGCATAATGCAATTTCAGttcaatatttcatttcatttatgaAGGTTTCAGTTTCATATATGGCGGTCTTTGCATTGTTGATATTATCCCAATTATGAGATATTATTCCAATGATGCTAAAAGAGAATGGGGTAAAGCTAACAAGAACAAATTCATAGCATGTGGATGGTTTCAAATAGTTGTGCACACACTTTGAGTGTAAAACTACTTCATGATATGGTTGTGGAAATATTGTGGGTTAAGCAAATGGCACAATTTCTGTTTTAATGTAGTAGGTTGTACATTGGTTTTGGTTGCATTTCTTGGTGGATGCcgtttgaataataaattagaataaCTAAGATTTTTTCTTACaccgattttaattttgattcgtATAGTGTACATTGACTAAAACATTTCATCCCGACTAATGCACGAAcaatactaaatttttttttaccaactttaaaatttttttattaaccaaatttaaaatttaaatattaaaatttaattttaagtaaggTTAACGagcaactttaaaaaaattaataagtaaaaatttaaataacaaataaactcaagaaagaaaaattctaaatctTTTGGAACATAATTCGTGTTTATCTTTTATTAAGCTTTCATTTTATGGATTATTCggttttcttttatctttttatggataataatttaattaagatacAACATAATGAAATATGGATTATTcgtttttctttatcttttttttgtgaatttattcgttttctttatttacaagTAATCGATATCAAAATCTTTTACGTAAAATCTGATTAGTACATCCTCAAACTAGAATCTAGATATCAAATTGGTCTCTATAATctagattttaaattggtctctataaattttgatattaaaaattataacttataatGTGATTCCTTTAGTTTTTTAGAACATTAATATCCgattattctttttcttccaattataacttataatgtgattctttttcttccaattataaatatattaatatttattgaagtaTTGGTACAAAGAAAGTAGTTTAATTTctcaataaattattaatgcaattataattagcttgatatgtatgtatgcacttTAGTCATGGTAACTTTTACTATGTGAtcttatgaaaattt
This sequence is a window from Gossypium raimondii isolate GPD5lz chromosome 5, ASM2569854v1, whole genome shotgun sequence. Protein-coding genes within it:
- the LOC105771358 gene encoding uncharacterized protein LOC105771358, with protein sequence MDSLRQEKIQKFEEFVDRRLKPDVVHAIAERDKIFDQQKIFSDLRKNIENLEKNSVTSLRTLVNLGSEVYMQAEVPDTQRIFVDVGLGFHVEFTWSEALKFISLREEKLERQIEEYTRLIASIKAQIKLVCEGIRELLQIPEEKTVEGRVF